The window CTATGGGAcatcatggaaccaagggggccattgtgacacagcaaagcctcatggaagcaaggaCACGacagtgacactgtggggctccatgggacCAAGGGGGCATTCTTAAAGTGCAGAACTAAGGAGACCACTGTGACAGTATGGGGCATCATGGAACCAcaggtccattgtgacacagcatgGCTGCATGAAaccatggaggccattttcaCACTTTGAGGCCTTGTGAAAACAAAGGGCCATTGTGGCACTTTGTGTCTCCATGGAAGCAAggagtccattgtgacactatgAGGCCCTGTTGGGCCAAAGGGCAATTGTGGCCCTGTGTGGCACCATGGAACCAAGGGACCATTGTGACCCTACAGGGCCACATGGAACTAAGGATTCATGGAAAAATGTGGGActcatggaaccaaaggtccattgtGAGGTTGTGACACCCCATGAAATACAGGACACCATTTTGACATGGCAGGGTCTCATTGAACAAGGGTCCATTGTGATACAGCGGTACCAAGGGGagcactgtgacactgctgggcctcatggaagcaagggggGCCAATTGTGATGCTACAGGGCCCAATGGAAGCAAGGggccagtgtgacacagctgggcctcATGCAGCCAAGGGGCCACTGGGATCCTGAGGAGCTCAAAAGAACCaagaggccattgtgacactctgcAGCCTCATGAAACCAAGGAGGCCATTGTGCCATTGTGCAgctccatggaaccaaggaaaTCGTTTTGACActgcaaggcctcatggaagcaagggaccattgtgacactgcagagcccAATGGAAGCAAGAGGCCTGTGTGACACAGCGGAGCCTCATGTAGCCAAGGATCTAATGTGACACCAGCATTTTGAAACTGTGGGGCCCTGTGGATCcaagggaacagggaacaggTCTGGTTGGCTTGGCCTGACTGGCTGAACTGCCCTTGGCATGTTGAGGGTCTGTTACCCATGTgcccctgaaacactggggctctgggctttCCTTCCTGTGGGAACGAACTGGCCTTCTCCTCCAGGTGCTCATGTCTAAAATCATGATTCTGTCTCCAAAATTCCGTAAATCTGAAATTCAGAATCCAAGATATTTATTTGGTTGCTCCTAAATGAAATCTGCCAGAACAGACAGCTcaggctggccttggcctctggtggctgctgttcatcagccctgaaacactggggctctgtgctttccttcatgTGGAGATCAtggtaacaaaaaaaatcagggcaTGAAGGAACCAAGGGGcaattgtgacactgtggggacccCATGGAATCAAGGCAATCATTGTGGCACTGTTGGGCTGCATGGTTCCAAGGGGCCAGTGTGAAACAGcactatggaaaagaaccaccCACCTTTCCAGGTGCCCACAGCCAAAATTGATACTCCCCCTGAAAAATTCCCTATATGCAAGATTCtcccagagaaaagctgccaggacagagagctctggctggccttggcttcTGGTGGTCACCTCTCATCTCAAGGAAGCCCTGAGGAAAGTATTTCAACAGCTTTGACCACTGGAACATCTGTGAGTCTCTCCTCCTCTGAAAAACTCAGATGCTCTTCTGAtcatttgtgtctttttttcctcattgtgTATTAtgcatgaaataatattttcagttacatAATATTATTCTTCTCACTCTATCAGTGTTATCTGCACAAAACACCTCCTCTACATATGGATCCAGGTCACCTGTACAAGCAAACACAAGAAAGAATGCAGCAGGAATGATTTGTCTCTGCTCCCATCTGTCCCAtctcctctggagctggaggtgcagccccagcactgggcagggctcaggggctcACAAGCTCAGCTCCCACCCAGAGAACTTGCAGACCCTGGGCTGCTCTTCTTGGCCCCTGCacgctcagccaggctgagatggacactgatggtttctgggccaggctctctgagcccagcccagctccctgcaagctctgccagctgccctgagctctgggcagcaccaagggcctttctgagcccagcccagcccagccggctctggccccacagctctgctcaggccaggctgctctgggcactgccccacggcctcagcccctggcaagggcacagcagcagctgcagctgccacaggactCAGCCCCACCATGGGGGAAGGTGCCTGGCCAAGGGAAAGgaggctccctggctgccctgctctcctctgcaggagatgctgagagctctgcagcccctgctgccatcccatctgcccagggcagcaccagagccccgGCCTTGGGGCcctcaagagctgctcctgctccaggcccagggcCCATCCCaaagctggggcagccacaaagctgtgcccatttctgttCATTCCTGCTGTGATAAGGATAGCACAAAATTTTTTACAAAGTGGTTGcatattcatttatttcacCCTAATACAATGTGAGACTCCCTTCTTACACAATTTCTCTGGGTCACACAAGCAGCAGGGATAATTAAGTTGAAGGGGGTGGATAAgagcatttcttttaaaataacagaatcagaagcagaaaaaaaattaaaatatacttAAGGGCAGACTTGGCCTCTCATGATAtgcactgagagctgctgaCAGAGGAAAGCAGGCCTTCTGTGGCTTCTTCTGGTGGGTTACCTCTGCTGGAGTCCATGTGCCTACCAAGCCACTCTAGCACTCCCCTCATtggctggacaggggagagaaaatattatGGGACACAAATCGTAGACTGAGATAAGGCAGTTTTCTAGAGCAAAAGGGGAAGTTTTTACATGCACCAGCAATaaggaaaaaccccaataatTTTATTCTCTTCTTCTGTCAGCAAGTGATGTTCAGCCACTTCCCAGGAAGCAGAACTTCAGCAGGTGGAGTTGTTGATCAAGAAGGCAAACACTGTAAATTGAAAATGCCCCCTATTCTTCCTCCTGCCTTAGCTTTTATACCAGAACCAGTATCATACAGTCTGGAATATCTGTTTGGTTAATATGGGTCTCTGGCTTGCTGTCCTTTCCCAGGATTTGACCGACTTACAGCCCCTTGATGGAGAGAGAGTGCTGAGAAACAGCAGGAGCCAAACCAGGGGTGTGTTTCCAGCTCCTTTGTGGCTCCCAATGCAAAGCACTGTGCGGGCCCTTATGGGACAATGAAAAGGCTGAAAAGAATCCAGTCACAGCTTTCCTGAGAGATTCCTTGAGCTgctggttcctcaggctgtaaatgagggggttcagggctggaggcaccaccgagtacagaactgacactgccagatccagggatggggaggagatggaggggggCTTCAGGTGAGCAAATGTGTCAGTgctgaggaacagggagagcacggccaggtgagggaggcaggtggaaaaggctttgtgccatccctgctcagaggggatcctcagcacagccctgaagatctgcacataggagaaaaccatgaacacaaaacaacTAAAACCTAAACAGAAAGTGACGACAAGAAGCCCAACTTCCCTTAAGCtggagtgtgagcaggagagcttgaggatgtgtgggatttcacagaagaactggcccagcgcattgccatggcacaggggcagggaaaatgcattggctgtgtgcagcaaagcattgagaaaggcactggcccaggcagctgctgccatgtgggcacaagctctgctgcccaggagggtcccgtagtgcaggggtttgcagatggacacgtagcggtTGTAGCACATGATGGTGAGAAATGCAAATTCTGCtgcaatgaaaaaggcaaagaaaaatacCTGTGCAGCACATCCTGAGTAGGAGATGTtcctggtgtcccagagggaattgtgcatggctttggggacagtggtgcagatggagcccaggtcgctgagggccaggttgagcaggaagaagaacatgggcgtgtgcaggtggtggtcgcaggctacggcgctgatgatgaggccgttgcccaggagggcagccagggagatgcccagcaagaggcagaagtgcaggagctgcagctgccgcgtgtctgccaatgccagcaggaggaagtggctgatggagctgctgttggacatttcTTCATTCTGGACATTGTGAGCTGTTCAAAGACAACATTGACAATTTGGACAAAGTACCTTGAGTACCTTGAGTCAATCCTATGCTATTTTATTACACAAGCAATGAAAATTGCTtctctttattaggaaaatttcatttacctttctttttttttttttttttttttttttttttttttttttgagtgtagGTTTGGACAGCTAAGTAACTCTGTTTTTTTTAGAACGTACAGAAGTCCTGTCCTGAGCAATGCTCTCAGGCTGAATACTGGGGAGCCGGGAgcccagagggaaaacagggctCCCCGTGCCCCACTGCAGTCAGGCCTGCTGGTCCCACAAAGGTGCCCTTTGCTTATTTCACCTTCCTCTAGTACAGGATGTACAAATTTAAAagtgcatttaaaaagaaacgTGGCCTTTTTGAAGACTCCAGTTCCAAAATCAAGCTCTCCaactcttctctctttccttgtGCAGCTGGACAAGATGGAATACCAAGGGTTGGTCTGgccctctgctgcctggagttttgcctgctgggagctgtttctctctACCCAAGCCTTGtcccagccagtgctgccagagcccagcccagccctgggggctcagctctgccctgcagacccctcccagcacagggcactgcccaggggcatctccctggcagcagggccttaAGGGCAGGCCAGacaaacagagatgctgcaagccaaggtgctgctgctgctgtctgtagggagaggaggctgaggaggcactttctgagggagatctgaggcccatctgctgatgcccaggctgacagtgcaggaggctcagggacacagccaaagctggcagcccctttcccttccctttaggagaaagctgagagcagccctggccatgcagcaccatctccagagcaggagaaatCTGCCCTGATGGGGGTGGCTCCTTGCACCTGGAACTTCTCCTCTGCAGcgtccatggggagctgccaggcaggctgagagctgcccctggcaggtggcacatgccctgggctggccaagagccctgagggctgcaggagctgctctgcaggacagccctgggcagccctggctgcagccccagcttcagcccctgcagccgtccctggcagcaggagccgtcctgccctgtccctctgacggTGCCTagggcagccccgctctgcagcacatcctccgcctcctcctcctgctcctcctgctcctcctgctcctcctgtgccacagagaaactgggagagtcctcctgacacatcccccatgctctggggtgtgctggcttcaggagatccctccaggagcacaggggacattgccctgcacccacactcaccatgcacagggctgtgaagatctttccccaggtgaagtctcagctcaatgtcttcccaatcctgattgccttcagcctgtctctgcctggctcctgtgccctcagtgcctgcaggcagagccctcagccctgctgggctgggagaggagctggccctgggaagagctgttcctttaaagctcagcagcacagacacagcacaaggactttaatgagcctctcggggatttggtgttgtttacatcagactcagtccctgagagagtgtcttcaaaaaacttctcaagaactcaaagTAAAATTTAGACTCCAAAGTTTCTGAAGTTTTAATGGGTCCCACTTGAGAGACACAACTGagcaagtgtccccaggttccagttagagcagaacactggaggcagtgatgacagctggggacaaacaaggccaaggtgtctctggtgctgagcaaagctggatgtgtttgaggaatgccaagggccaaggcctgagccccagggcctggccaggcagatcctgtccctccctccttgctcagggctcttgccgggatgggcactggcatgtggggatgtgcaatgccaagggcaggaccgtggggcggcccctgccaggctgctgagcagggacaaggaggccatgaggccccaggcctgcaaaggtcacttgtctcctgctcctgcctcaggcccaggcccagcagccatggccaaagtgctgcccaggttggctctggcagggctgtcatgcagctgctgcccatgcctgtgccctgtgcagcccaggctgtcctacgttgtccctgccctgtgcctctgtccctgcaggctctgggaacAGTTCCCCCTGTATTTTTTTGGACACACACCTTGGCAGATTGGAATGTTGTCCACATGGATGGCTACAGAGCACCAAAACATACATTCTCATcccttttttctgaaaatataggATCATAAGTCCCTATACTATCCTTTGGTGGTTTTCATTATAATGAAACTGACCTTTCTGAATAGAAGGGTGTCCTTCTTTGTGTGTAATATCTAATACaaaggtaaaaataatttggaatcATTTTAGGCATTGGAAATCATGACCATAGCACTCCAGTAAGGGGCCAAGTTAGAATCCATGAGTTTTGCAATACAACTATTGTTCTGGAAGCTTGAAACATAACTGAAGAGGATAACTGGGAAGTGACTTTGTCCTGCAGCCTTATGTTGCTTCTTTTTTAACAAATTTGTGTGTACAATTATAACTAATCTGATGTCACTTgtatttttagaggaaaaaagaggTGATTAAGGGTAACTAAGGCCTATCCGTCAGACATTCTATAAATCTTTAGATTACTGAGCTCCAAAGGATAAGTTATCATGGTATACCTTGATAAAGGGTCCCTTTATCAACACCATATGGACCACCCCACAGCTGGCCTTTGGACACTCAACTTTTCAGCTGCCTCATACAGACATGTTCATACACACAGACAAGAATGCAAAAAGGTTTCTCATCTGACTCCACCAGATCCCACTGGCTCTGTAGAGCAGTCAGAAAATACACATTGAGTCTAATGAGGAAACAGGGCACTGTGGAACAGTGCAGGCTTGGCCTTACAAGCACACTCATCAGCATTTGTCAGCATCTGTCAGCATGACTGACCCCACTTATTGTATTCTTCCTCTATTTTCCTATGTCTATTTCTCTCCAAACCACCTTgatccctcccttttccttctctggttCTTCCCCTAAGATTCCATATTAAGTCTAGTGAAATTCAAAAATGCTGCTTCCTTGCACCCCAATATTAACCCTGTAACACTAGGCAGTAATACCAGCCATTCTGCAAAGCCATCTGGAGAGCCACTCTGCTGACTCATGGTGATAAGTTTTCTTCCCAGACCATGA of the Molothrus aeneus isolate 106 unplaced genomic scaffold, BPBGC_Maene_1.0 scaffold_34, whole genome shotgun sequence genome contains:
- the LOC136570419 gene encoding olfactory receptor 14J1-like is translated as MSNSSSISHFLLLALADTRQLQLLHFCLLLGISLAALLGNGLIISAVACDHHLHTPMFFFLLNLALSDLGSICTTVPKAMHNSLWDTRNISYSGCAAQVFFFAFFIAAEFAFLTIMCYNRYVSICKPLHYGTLLGSRACAHMAAAAWASAFLNALLHTANAFSLPLCHGNALGQFFCEIPHILKLSCSHSSLREVGLLVVTFCLGFSCFVFMVFSYVQIFRAVLRIPSEQGWHKAFSTCLPHLAVLSLFLSTDTFAHLKPPSISSPSLDLAVSVLYSVVPPALNPLIYSLRNQQLKESLRKAVTGFFSAFSLSHKGPHSALHWEPQRSWKHTPGLAPAVSQHSLSIKGL